In Thiofilum sp., the genomic window CTAAGGGGCTGAAAGTATGAGTCTCAAAGCCAAAGTAGACGAGTTTTTAGCGCTGCCTAATGATAGTACTAAAAAGACTATTGGAGTGGCTTTAGCACTCTGTTTAGTGTGTGCCGTTGCCGTTTCAACCGCAGCCGTAGCATTAAAACCTGTGCAAGATGAGAATAAAGCGCTAGATCGTAAAAAGAATATCGTAACCATTGGTCAATTAGCACCAGCGGGTACACCCGTAGCCCAAGCTTTCCAAAATGTAGAGTCTAAAGTCGTAGACCTACAAACAGGTGAGTATGTCACTGATGTTGACCCTGAAAAGTTTGATGCGCGTGCCGCAGCGGTTGACCCGAAACAAAATTTAGTACTAACTCGCGAGCAGGACATTGCCTCGATTAAGCGTCGTGCGAAATATGCTACGGTCTATTTAGTAAAAGAAAACGATCAACTGAAAAAGGTGATTTTACCGATTTCAGGTTATGGTCTGTGGTCAACTTTACACGGCTTTTTAGCACTCGAAGCTGATGCGAATACTATTGTAGGTTTAGGTTTTTATGAACACGCTGAGACTCCCGGTTTAGGGGGCGAGGTCGATAATCCGAACTGGAAAGCGCAATGGGTAGGCAAAAAGCTATTTGATGAGCAAGGTAATATTGCGATTCAAGTGGCAAAAGCTCCGGTTGCTGCGAGTGACCCTAAAGCTCAATATCATATTGATGCCTTATCAGGTGCTACTTTAACCAGTAATGGGGTGAATAATTTAGTGCATTTTTGGATAGGTAAGGATGGCTTTGGTCCCTATCTACAAAAAATGCGTAAGGGAGGTGGAGCATGAGTGCTTCCATGAGTTTAGGCTTAAATGCAGAGGCCCGTAAGGTTCTTACTGAGCCATTAATTAATAGTAACCCCATTACTTTACAGATTTTGGGGATTTGTTCAGCATTAGCCGTCACTAATTCGCTGCGTTCGGCTCTACTAATGGCAGTGGGTTTAACCACTGTTACCGCCTTCTCGAATATGTTTATTAGTATGGTGCGTAACCATACACCTAATAGTATTCGTATTATTGTACAAATGACGATTATTGCTTCACTGGTTATTGTGGTGGATCAGGTCATGAAGGCTTATGCCTTTAGTACGGCTAAACAGCTATCGGTATTCGTCGGTTTAATTATCACTAACTGTATTGTGATGGGGCGAGCCGAAGCCTTTGCTATGAAGAATCCACCAGGGATTAGCTTCCTAGATGGTATTGGTAATGGTTTAGGTTATAGCTTGATTTTGGTGTCCGTCGCGGTAGTGCGTGAGTTATTTGGTGCAGGTAAATTAATGGGTTACCCCATTCTGGATCTGGCGAAAGATGGTGGTTGGTATGTGCCTAATAGTTTATTGCTCTTGCCACCCAGCGCCTTTTTCATTATCGGTTTATTGATTTGGGTGATTAGAACTAAGCATCCTAATCAACAAGAAAAGCCCGATTTCTACATTCACGAAAAACCTGCATTAGGAAATCGTTAATTATGGAAGCATTACTCAGTTTATTTGTGAAGTCCGTGTTTATTGAAAACATGGCACTCACGTTCTTTTTGGGAATGTGTACCTTTATTGCAATTTCCAAAAAGATCGAAACAGCTATTGGTTTAGGTATTGCCGTAGTCATTGTGCAATCTATTACTATGCCAGTAAATAATATTATCTTTAACTTATTGAAAGAAAACGTATTAATTGATGGGGTTGATCTGCGCTTCTTAGGTTTGATTACCTATATTGCGGTCATTGCCGCTATTGTACAGATTCTGGAAATGTTCTTAGACCGCTATGTGCCTGCTCTTTATCAAGCGTTAGGTATTTTTCTCCCGCTCATTACCGTGAACTGTGCCATTTTAGGAGGTACTTTATTCATGGTAGAGCGCGATTATACCTTTACTGAGAGTTTAGTTTATGGGGTTGGTAGTGGTTTTAGTTGGATGCTAGCTATTGTGATTCTAGCGGGGGTGCGTGAGCGTTTGAAATACAGCGATGTTCCGGCTGGTTTACAAGGCTTAGGTATTATTTTCATTACGGTCGGACTAATGTCATTAGGCTTTATGTCCTTCTCCGGCATTCAGTTATAGGAGGCCGTCTATGGAAACGATTGCTATCGGTATTTTATTCTTTACCCTGATGATTATCGGGTTGGTGTATCTGATTCTCTATGCCCGTACCAAATTAGTGGCAGAAGGGGATGTTCATATTCTAGTGAATCATGAAAAAGAGTTAGTGGTTCAACCCGGTACTAAACTATTAGGTGCTTTAGCCGATAAAGGCTTATTCGTGTCTTCTGCCTGTGGGGGTGGGGGAACCTGTGGGCAATGTAAGGTAAAAGTGTTAGAGGGCGGTGGTTCGCTCCTACCTACCGAAGAGGCTCATATCAATCGTCGTGAAGCAGCTTGTGGCGAGCGTTTAGCTTGCCAAGTAGCAGTCAAGCAAGATATGAAAATCGAAGTACCAGAGGATGTGTTCGGGGTTAAAAAATGGCTCTGTACAGTACGCTCTAATGAAAATCGCGCTACCTTTATTAAAGAGCTGGTATTAGAGCTACCTGCGGGTGAGGAAATTCACTTCCGTGCGGGGGGGTATATTCAAATTGAGTCTCCTCCTTATGATTTGACCTTCTCTGAGTTTGATATTCCCACCAAATATCGTGGTGATTGGGATAAATATAAGCTATGGGATACCCGCTCAGTAGTGACTGAGCCAGTATTGCGTGCTTACTCCATGGCGAATTATCCCGAAGAAAATAATATCGTGATGCTCAATGTGCGTATTGCTACAGCACCTGCTGGACGCAATGATTTACCACCGGGGAAAATGTCTTCCTTTATCTTTAACCTAAAGCCGGGTGATAAAGTAGTGGTGTCTGGTCCCTTTGGTGAGTTTTTTGCGCGTGAGACTAACAATGAAATGATTTTCGTTGGGGGTGGTGCGGGTATGGCTCCGATGCGCTCACATATTTATGATCAATTACGCCGTCTTAAAACTAAGCGTAAAATGTCATTCTGGTATGGTGCGCGTAGTCTACGTGAAGCTTTCTATGTAGAGGAGTTTGATCGACTCGCTGCGGAAAATCCTAATTTTACGTGGCATATGGGCTTATCTGATCCTTTACCTGAGGATAATTGGAAAGGCTACACGGGCTTTATTCATAATGTACTCTACGATAATTACCTCAAGGATCATCCAGCGCCCGAAGAGTGTGAGTTTTATCTGTGTGGACCTCCTATGATGAACTCGGCGGTCATCAATATGTTGATAGATATTGGTGTAGAGCGTGAAAATATCCTATTGGATGATTTTGGTGGTTAATTAGTTGTAATAGCCATTTAATATTCCTGCTAATAGTCTTAAATAGGCTATTAGTAGGGTAAATAAAAAGTGAATTTTATTGGATTTCCAAAAAGGGTATAGTAGTATGCGCAAGCATACCTAGCTCACAATAAAGAGTAGAGCTGAGATTAAAGAATCGATCCGCTAGGAGGAGTAGATTCTGGGGGAGGAGAGTTAAAAGGGGCGAACATTGTATTCGCCCCAACCGCTAGGAGGAGTGATTAGACTGATCTAATCACGAGTTATAATAGCGCTTTTATTGCATTGCAGCAATTCTTTTCTTTCAATTGTTTTGTACTTTTTTTGTGCAAAACCATCTGCGAGTATCCTGAGTATGATTACCTTTTTGACAACCTTCATTATCTTTGTGGTAGCAGTCGCTGCTCTTTCAATCGGTTGGATCTTAAATCAAAAGTCTATCAAAGGAAGTTGTGGTGGTTTATCTTCCATTCCAGGATTTGAAAAGTCAGATTGCTCTTGTTCTAAGCCCTGTGAAAAACGTTTAAAACGTTTAGCCGCTGAAGCTGATGCTCCTAACTCTGCTACTGATTCACAGCAACAAGTTATTAATCGTTTAATAGATTAAGATCACGTAAGATAGCTTATCTACATAACTTAGGAGTGATATTGATATGTCTAAAGTACCTACTTTGGTTCGTGATTATATGTCGTCTAAAGTGGCGACCCTACGGGAAGATCAAGATGTGAGCGAGGCCGTTGAGGTCTTTACCCGTTATAATGTCTTTAGTGCAGTAGTATTAAATAATCTCGGTAATCTAGTAGGTATTGTGTCGGTTTCGGATTGTATTCATATCGCCATGAAATCAGGTTACCACACCGGATGGCGCGGCATGGTTGGGGAGTTAATGTCTCGTGACGTGCGCGTGGTAGAGTCGACTGATAATATTATTAATGTGGCTAAAATGTTCATGTCGGATAACTATCGCCGCTATCCAGTGATTGAGGATAATCGGGTGGTAGGGGTTATTACCCGTTTAGATGTACTCAAGGGCTTAGATCGGATTGTAAAAAGCTCACAAATTCCGGTTTAACTCATTATTTATGCCTGAACTTCCAGAGGTCGAAACGACCTGTCGTGGTATTCGTCCTTATATCACTCAATCCCAGATTCAAGCTATCACTGTGCGCCAGCCGCATTTGCGCTGGCCGGTGCCTGAGCAAGTTACTCAATTAATAGGGCAGACTATTAAGAGTGTTGAGCGTCGTGCTAAATATATTCTTATTAGTACTACAGGCGGTACTTTAATCATTCATTTAGGGATGTCAGGTAGTTTGCGTATCTGCAATACCGGTACACCTGTGCGTAAACACGACCATGTAGATGTAGTATTAGCCAATGCCCGCGTATTGCGTTTCCATGATCCTAGGCGTTTTGGAGCCGTATTATGGACGGCTGATGCACCTACTCAACATCCTTTATTAATAAAGTTAGGAATTGAACCTCTAGAGTCTGGCTTCACAGGTGAGTATTTGTGGAGCAGAGCGCAAAGTAAAAAAGTAGCTATTAAAGCCTTTATTATGGATGCCCATCAGGTGGTAGGAGTAGGCAATATTTACGCGAATGAGGCTTTATTTTTGGCGGGTATTCATCCACAGATCGCAGCGTGTCAGGTTTCCAAAGCTGCGTATGAGCGTTTAAGCACTCATATTAAACAGGTATTGAGCAATGCCATTGAGCAGGGTGGAACTACCCTAAGAGATTTTGTACGCGAAGAGGGTCAGACGGGATATTTTCAACTGGCTTTGAATGTGTATGGACGCAAAGGTCTACCTTGTGTGCTCTGTAATATGCCTATTGTGCAGATTAAACAAGGGCAACGCTCCAGTTGGTATTGCCCTAGCTGTCAACCGCTTTAAGCCTTGTTTAACTATGCGAAGGGTCAATAATGCCCCGCGCGATTAGTTGTCGTACCATTTGTCTCTTAACCCCACGTTGAATCCCCACGTCGATACCAACGCGATAAAACACCAGACAAGGTAAGCCAATTAATACTAAACCAATAATGTAATAGATGAAGTCGCTCATAATTTAGCCCTAATTATGAATATTTATTATACAAAACCTATAATAGTTACCTTAACTCTATGATCCTGAACATAACATTAGTACTGGACGTTATTTCTAATCGCGCATACAGTAGCGCCTTTTTCAGCTCTTGCATGGCTCCTCTACTATGAATCGCCGCTTTACCGTTGCCCCTATGCTGGATTGGACAGATCGTCATTGCCGTTATTTTCATCGATTACTGACTAGCCAAGCAGTGCTCTATACCGAGATGGTGACAACCGGTGCGTTAATTCATGGGGATACGCAGCGTTATTTGCAATTTCATGCGGCTGAGCATCCAGTAGCGCTGCAATTAGGCGGTAGTGAACCAAAGCTAATGGCACATTGTGCTCAACTCGCCGAGCGTTTTGGCTATGATGAGGTGAATATTAATGTCGGTTGCCCCAGTGAGCGCGTACAAAAGGGCGCTTTTGGCGCGTGCTTAATGGCAGAGCCAGAGTTAATTGCTGCGAATGTACGTGCTATGCAAGCCGCTACAACCTTACCCGTTACAGTCAAACATCGCATTGGTATTGATGATCAGGAAGACTATTCCTCCATGCGCCACTTTGTACAAACGGTGGCGGAAGCAGGCTGCAAGACTTTTATTGTGCATGCACGTAAAGCGTGGCTTAAAGGCTTAAGTCCTAAAGAAAATCGGGAGATTCCACCCCTACGCTATGAGTTAGTTTACCAGCTAAAACAAGAGTATCCAGCCTTAGAGATTATTATTAATGGTGGGATTACTACTTTAGAACAGTGCCAAGAGCATTTAAAGCATGTCGATGGTGTGATGGTAGGGCGTGAAGCCTATCATAATCCTTGGCTATTAGCGCAAGTAGACCCCTTAATCTATGCACAGCCTGCAAAATTTACTAAACGTAAAGCCGTGTTAGAGGCGTATTTAGACTATATAGAGCAGCAGCTAGGTCTAGGTGTACCTTTACAGCATTTGACTAAACCCATTTTAGGCTTATTTCAAGGCTTAGCAGGTGCTAAACAGTTTAGACGCCATATTAGTGAGCAAGCCTATAAAAAAGGTGCAGGCCTACCAGTGGTCATTCAAGCGATGAATTATGTGCAGGAGCCATAAACAATAAAGCCGCAGGAAGCGGCTTTAAGAGCAGTATTAGCTAGCAATAACTATAAAGTTATTTCCAGAAATTAGCTTCTTGGGAAGCGATTTCGCGGACTTCAGCGGCTAATTCAGTGTAACGCTCACGATATTCTTGCCATTCGCCGACATAATAGGCTTCAGCGTTGAACTCACCTGATTGTTCATAGGCAATGAACTTAGCTTGCATTTCTAGCATTTCTTGAATGAGTTCTTGTTTACGAGTATTCATACTTTAATCTCTTAATGACGTGCTGCCGACCAGCATAGGGCGAAGCACTTTAGGGTTACATATCTAGGAAGAGTAGGGATTAATATCCACCTTTACGATTGGTAGGCGGTAAGCCAGCTACTTTTAAACCTTGTTTGCTGGGTGCAAAGGGAAATAGCTCATACATCTCTTTGCTAGACAGCTTTTTATTGCCCCATTTTTCAGCCATAGCCTTCATAATGACGCGTTCCATAGGTTGGTTACCGTTATTATTGATATATTCATCACGCAGATAATTAACAACGTCCCAATGCTTATCGGTCAGTGTAATCCCTTCCGCCGCAGCAATTACCTTACACACCTCTTCGTTCCAGTCGCTAAGATTAACAAGATAACCTGCATCGTTGGTTTCAATTGTAACGCCATTGACTTCATAGGCCATGAGGGCAACCTCCTAAAATGTATTAGTATATAAGCATAAAATTATAAGTTCACTCAGTGCCATGCCTATTCCTCAAAAGGGATAGCAACACGACTGAGGCTAAAATAATGTACTAAGCATCCTGTGCTTTAATCCCTTTATGAGGAATCATCACACCACAACCCATTAAGCGTTCAGTACCTAAACCCTGTTGCTGTAACTTAATTGAGGACTCATGATCAAGATCCGCAATCATTAATTGCCTTGTGAGCAAAGGTTGCTGGGGTTGGTAAAGATAGGTCGTTTTACCGCAGAGCATTTTTTTGATTTTAATTCCAGTGATGTGCTGAATGTCTGCTGCCATACGGATGAGAAATTGCTCTTCTGATTCAGCCTCTAAACTTGCTACATGCCGCGCAAAAATAACGGGTTGATTTTGGAGTAAGCGTGTCTTAGCAGTGCCTACCGTTAGCGCGTAGCCGCCCAAACTTAAGGTATGCCCCGTTAAGGTCTGAGCCTCTAAGAGTCGGGTTTTAGGTAGGCGCAAATAGAGCTTAGTGCGTTTGGAGGGAATCAGTACCTGTTCCTCAGTATCATCGGGGCGCATCCAGCCATTACTACTTTCAGCCACAGGAATAGGGTGCACGCGTGCTAAAGGTTCATCCGCTAACCAAGGTAATACTTTAAGCAAAGCCTCTTGTAACACCCAAGCGTGATCAATAGGTAACTGCTTACATTCAATAGCAAAACCTAAATCGACTACTTCATCGGGTACAACATAGTTTTTAGGTTTATCTTCGTCTTCTTGCCAAAACATGTTTAGCGTCCTGCATCCATAAAAGCTAATTCTAGTTGTTCATACCAATCTTCTGGGCGATCATGATAAGCAGGCGGCTCTATATCAATTTGAAAGTGCAAAGTACCTGTTTCTAAAGCCAGTGCTTGAAGGGTTTGCTTGAGCTCTTTGAAGGTTTGAATGCTATCACCGGAACGCAATAGTATTTCACTCAGTACTAACATGCTGGTTTCTCCTAAGGTAGCTGCTATTGAAACGATTTGAATAAACGCTGTCCATAGTCTATTAGCAATAGAAGTATTTTTTAAATCCAAGGATGTAAGCATGGCAGAGCAAGGCAATAGCTGGTGGCAAACGCTAATGAATAAACTAGGTACTAAACCAGCCCCAACGCCACCTTCTAATAGTTCCAAAACAAGCCCTAGTACGGCTACCTTAAGCCCAGAAGAGGCACAAGCTTATGAAGATATAAGACGCAGCTTAGATATTGTATTTAAAACTGAACCTGAGCCGAGTGCTGAGCCTATGCCCAGTAGTGCTGCCCTAGAGAGTGATGGACTCATGCGCTCCGCCGCCGCACCTGTATTAAGAGCCGCTCCCCCTGTGAGTCGTCCGGGGCAATTATTAAATCTACCCGATCCTAAGGGTGTTCCGCGCTATGCTATTACGGGACGCGTATGGCCGAGCAATCTAGGCGAAGCCAGTATTTGTATGTGGAAGGATGACAAACTGGCGGCATTTAGTTTGACCATCGATGATAACCATATTCAAGATCATGCTTTCTGGACGCAATTATGTAATGAATTTGGTTTTCGCGTGACTTGGTTTGTTATTGTTAATAAATTGGGTTGGCAAAACGAAAAGTGGGCTAATTGGCAAACATTAGTCAACGCGGGCTATGACGTGCAGTCTCATGGCTTTAGTCATTTGTGTGATGCTATGTTTCCGACCCAGCGTGAATATCAACAGTCGGTTGATGTAATGATGGAAAATCTAAGGGGTGCACAAGTAGTTACACATGCTTACCCCTTTGGTTTCAAAGCCAATAAAGTAGGCTCACAATGTGAGTGTATTAAAACTTTAAATGATCGTACCGAAGCCGCCAAATATTTTTTAGCGGCACGCGATGTAGTAGGTGCGATTACCGCTATTAATAAAGTCGACTTTATGGCAATGCCATCGATTAGTAATCTACGTAATTTCTTTAATAGTGCCACGACGTTTGCTTATTTTGATAGTTTATTTGATGCCAATAATAAGGTTAATTACCGTGCTTGGTATTGTGGGCATATGCACCATTTACCCGATCAAGCCACTAAAGATTATATGCGTCAAATCTTTCAGCATTTAAAAAGGCGCTCAGCCGATGTGTGGGTGGGCACATTTACCCAAGTAGCTAAATATGCTCAGCAGTTTGCTACTGCCAAAATTACTTCATTAGCGATACAAGGTAAGCAGATTCGTTTTGAAGTCAAAGATCAAATGTATGATGCATGGTTTAACTTTCCTTTGACTATTAAAATCCGCTTAGATACTTCGTGGGGCACTAAATTAAAAGCAGTACAAAATGGCAAAATGATGGCAGTGCAAGTGATTACCAATGCAGGTGCTCCCTATGCATTGGTAGAAGCCATACCGGATGCGGGTTTGGTCGTAGTCACACCAGCTTAAGTAGAGATTCAACAGTCGAGGGTGGTTGCTGCTTTAGAACTATCCCTTTGCCGAAATAAAAAAGGGGAGTATTACTATTACTCCCCTTTTAATAAGCTAGCAGTCTGTTTTAAAGGACTGATTTAATGAGCCATCCTGTGTAAATGAGATAAATAGCTAATAAGATACCGCCTTCTAAACGAGTAATTTGCCCACGCTTGCGAATACCATAACCAAAGATAAATAATAAGAGAGTCAATCCCAGCATTAAAGTCCAATCACGGGTAAAGACTTCACTCGCCACGGTAATAGGACTAATAGCTCCCGCAATACCAACTACAGCTAAGGTATTAAATAGGTTAGAGCCGACAATATTGCCTACTGCAATATCATGCTCATTTTTACGGGCAGCAATAATTGAAGTGGCCAGTTCAGGTAAAGAAGTACCAGCCGCTACAATAGTAAGTCCTATAATTAAGTCGCTTACCCCTAGTTGTTGAGCAATATTGACAGAGCCCCATACTAATAAGCGCGAGCTAGCGATTAATAGCAGCAATCCTATGACCAACCAAACCAATGCCATATTTTTACTCATAGGGTGGCTATTGAGTTCTTGCTCGGTTTCTAGCGCTAATTCATCGGGACTTTTATTGCGATCTTGATAGATAGACCAAGCCACCAAGCCAAAAAACAGCACTAATAAAAAAAAGGCATCTAAATGGCTAATACTACCATCCCAAATTAACCATCCACTTAAGAGTGTCACACCTAATAAAACAGGTAATTCTTTACGGATTACACTGGAGTTAACAACGATGGGCGCTATTAGGGCGGTAATACCTAAGATTGCAGCAATATTAAAAATATTTGAGCCAAATGCATTTCCTAATGCCAAGCCCGGACTGCCATCTAGTGCGGCAATCGCTGAGACCACCATTTCGGGGGCGGATGTACCAAAGCCTACAATTAACATCCCGATTAATAAGGGTGACATGCCCATATATTTAGCAGTGGTTGCAGCTCCGTCGACAAAACGGTCAGCACTCCATACTAAAATAGCAAAGCCGGCAATAATGGCGGCCAATGACAGTAACATAGGAGGACTCCTGTGGTAATAATGGCGCTATTATTACAGAAATGAAGCTTAATCTAGAGTAATGCTCGGTTTTTAGTGTAATTAAGATGATAGATAGTACCGATTGAATTACTCACCCTTACATAAGGGCGAAGAATGATCTAGACTGAGTGAGTGTGCTCTTATTAGATTAGCTAGGCTAGTGAACGGTATGCCTAAAAAATTATTTCAACGCTTAATGGTCTCTCCTGAAACTATTAAACAACAAAAAGGACTCGGTATTTTAGCCGAGCGTTTATCAAATCCTTGTCTTTGGCATCTCAATCGCCGCAGTGTGGCGGGCGCTTTTGCTATCGGTTTGTTTGTCATGTGGCTGCCCATTCCCTTTCAAACCGTGGTGGCAGCTTTTTGTGCTATCCTGTGGCGCGTCAATATGCCTATCTCAGCAGCCTTAGTGTTTATCAGCAACCCCATTACTATGCTACCTATGTACTATGGCGCTTATTTAGTAGCGGCTAAATTAATGGGTATTGAAACCATTGATTTCAGTGGTGAAATGAGCAGTTGGCAATGGTGGAAGGATGAATTCAGTACTATTGGTTGGCCACTCACCTTAGGTGTTAGTCTCATGGCCGTCCTGTGCTCGGTGTTGGGCTATTGGGGAATACGCCTATTTTGGTCTTGGAATGTGCGTTACCGTGCGCATAAGCGTAAAGCGCGTCAAATTCAACCACTGTGAGTTCAATAGTATCGAGCGTTAAACAGCCTAATCGGCTGATTAGGCGTGAGTCATGTTTAGCGTAAAGTATAGGGATCTAAAATCACTAGCTCCTGCGTGTTAGGGCGCAGCATTAAATTGTCACCGTGTAAATCCCAGTCGATATAGTCCTGATGCTCACGATAATAACGACAAAGCTGACGAATATCTTGTGACAGTGTGTCCCCATATTTTGCGCTAATCCAATCTAAGGTGGCATGACGCTGTGCTTCATCTAACCAATTCATTTCATGAACGCGATTAGTAAAAAACTGCTCATCTGCTTCGGCGAGATGTTTAAGTTTTTCCATCACATAGATGAGGCGATAGTCAGGTTCTTGATGAGTGCGTAATTGAATAGTATTGAGGTCAAGTACCTCATTTTTCATCCCATCCAAGACACCGAGTAGGGCTAATCGGGGTTGATGTTGGATAGCGTGTTGCGCAATAGCGTCGCGGTAATATTCAAGACCTAAGGAAAACTTTTCTAAGATCACATACTCACCATAGTCATAAATATTGGTGAGAAAAGTGTTCATGCATTTTTCGCAAAAAATTTGTTCAAATTCGTTTGCTAAAAAACGCTCTAATAAACCCTCAGTGGGTAGCGTAGTGTGTGATGCCATTTTGCCTCAATAACGTACAGCCATCTTTGCAGATCGCTGGAAAGTAATCATCGAGCCATAAGTGTACATTGATTTTATGTCGTTTGAGAAAAGCTTGTTTAGAACGTCCGTCGGTGGCATAGATAGTAATATCATCACGCTGTAAGGCAGTACGGATTTCTGCAAGGTTTTCTGGGCTAGGAGCACGTAAGGTACAAATGATAGGCGTCCAGCCTTTTTGTTGATAGGTATCAATAAGTTGCTGATAAAAACCTATGTCCGCAGTAATCGTGTTATCCCAGTCAATGGCGACAATTTTTGAGCGCGGTTTATCCAATAAGGCATATACATCAATACTGAAGGCATCGTATTGCTTAGTTAAGGCATGACAATCGGACTGTTGAATAGCATTAAGCAGCAGCTCGTAAGCCGAGGTATAGGTATTTTGATAATAGAATGTAATGGGTAGCTGCATGCTGAGTCCTCCTGTGCGTGTGCATTCTAGTAGCTAGAGTCATCTAACTCAAAACAAATTTACATATGGCAAGATGATTAGTACTAGAGGGCTAAGTGAGGCAAAAATTCTATTGCTTTTGGGGTAGGGGCAGCCGGTTAAATAAATGACTACCCCTTGAGTCTATCAGCTTAAATCAGTCGTTGAGTGTGTTTAGGAATACGCATCTCACTGACTAATTGATCA contains:
- a CDS encoding polysaccharide deacetylase family protein, translating into MAEQGNSWWQTLMNKLGTKPAPTPPSNSSKTSPSTATLSPEEAQAYEDIRRSLDIVFKTEPEPSAEPMPSSAALESDGLMRSAAAPVLRAAPPVSRPGQLLNLPDPKGVPRYAITGRVWPSNLGEASICMWKDDKLAAFSLTIDDNHIQDHAFWTQLCNEFGFRVTWFVIVNKLGWQNEKWANWQTLVNAGYDVQSHGFSHLCDAMFPTQREYQQSVDVMMENLRGAQVVTHAYPFGFKANKVGSQCECIKTLNDRTEAAKYFLAARDVVGAITAINKVDFMAMPSISNLRNFFNSATTFAYFDSLFDANNKVNYRAWYCGHMHHLPDQATKDYMRQIFQHLKRRSADVWVGTFTQVAKYAQQFATAKITSLAIQGKQIRFEVKDQMYDAWFNFPLTIKIRLDTSWGTKLKAVQNGKMMAVQVITNAGAPYALVEAIPDAGLVVVTPA
- a CDS encoding calcium/sodium antiporter, translated to MLLSLAAIIAGFAILVWSADRFVDGAATTAKYMGMSPLLIGMLIVGFGTSAPEMVVSAIAALDGSPGLALGNAFGSNIFNIAAILGITALIAPIVVNSSVIRKELPVLLGVTLLSGWLIWDGSISHLDAFFLLVLFFGLVAWSIYQDRNKSPDELALETEQELNSHPMSKNMALVWLVIGLLLLIASSRLLVWGSVNIAQQLGVSDLIIGLTIVAAGTSLPELATSIIAARKNEHDIAVGNIVGSNLFNTLAVVGIAGAISPITVASEVFTRDWTLMLGLTLLLFIFGYGIRKRGQITRLEGGILLAIYLIYTGWLIKSVL
- a CDS encoding DUF2062 domain-containing protein, whose protein sequence is MPKKLFQRLMVSPETIKQQKGLGILAERLSNPCLWHLNRRSVAGAFAIGLFVMWLPIPFQTVVAAFCAILWRVNMPISAALVFISNPITMLPMYYGAYLVAAKLMGIETIDFSGEMSSWQWWKDEFSTIGWPLTLGVSLMAVLCSVLGYWGIRLFWSWNVRYRAHKRKARQIQPL